The Micromonospora sp. WMMD961 genome has a segment encoding these proteins:
- a CDS encoding type IV toxin-antitoxin system AbiEi family antitoxin domain-containing protein, translated as MRDLPPELATTTERQQQIATRAQLLAAGYNDMYLYRQARRGRWQRVLPATYALVTGVLTDEQRRISAALYAGPQAQLTGLAALTWYGFRQLPRTADVHLVVPHEVRRRSVGYALVRRALALDARPRSSALYPVCSPARAVVDAARDLRELRPVRAIVAESIQRGFTDLGTLDEEIRRARRSRTALIRMAYAEVLAGTRSAPEAELRECLAGSAILPEVRWNPRLGTSDGAALPTPDGYLTDSAVALEVDSQEYHFSPGDWARTLERHNELSRHGVLVLHVTPAQLRQHPERIRRTVEDAHESRRGVGLTLRVRVRPAVPEPAAP; from the coding sequence ATGCGCGACCTTCCACCCGAGCTGGCCACGACGACCGAGCGGCAACAGCAGATCGCGACCCGGGCTCAGCTACTCGCCGCCGGCTACAACGACATGTACCTCTACCGCCAGGCTCGACGAGGCCGGTGGCAACGCGTCCTACCTGCGACGTACGCCCTGGTCACCGGGGTCCTGACCGACGAACAGCGACGGATCTCCGCCGCGCTCTACGCCGGGCCGCAGGCGCAGCTCACCGGCTTGGCCGCGCTCACCTGGTACGGGTTCCGGCAGTTGCCCCGCACTGCCGACGTACACCTGGTGGTGCCGCACGAGGTGCGGCGCCGCTCGGTGGGATACGCCCTCGTCCGACGGGCTCTGGCGCTGGACGCCCGGCCCCGGTCAAGCGCGCTCTACCCGGTCTGCTCGCCTGCACGGGCGGTGGTGGACGCGGCCCGCGACCTCCGGGAGCTCCGCCCGGTGCGAGCCATCGTCGCCGAGTCCATTCAACGCGGCTTCACCGACCTCGGCACCCTGGACGAGGAGATCCGCCGGGCGCGGCGCAGTCGCACAGCGCTCATCAGGATGGCGTACGCGGAGGTCCTGGCCGGCACTCGGTCGGCACCCGAGGCGGAGCTGCGCGAATGCCTGGCGGGCAGCGCGATCCTGCCGGAGGTCCGGTGGAACCCGCGCCTTGGTACCAGCGATGGGGCGGCGTTGCCGACGCCGGACGGCTACCTGACCGACTCGGCGGTGGCGTTGGAGGTCGACTCACAGGAGTACCACTTCAGTCCGGGCGACTGGGCTCGGACGCTGGAGCGGCACAACGAGCTGAGCCGGCATGGTGTCCTGGTCCTGCACGTCACGCCAGCCCAGCTGAGGCAGCACCCGGAGCGCATCCGACGGACCGTCGAGGACGCCCACGAGTCCCGGCGGGGCGTCGGTCTCACGCTCCGGGTCCGCGTCCGGCCGGCCGTACCCGAGCCGGCGGCACCCTGA
- the dusB gene encoding tRNA dihydrouridine synthase DusB, with protein MPVLRPLTLGPYQVWPPVVLAPMAGITNVGFRRLCREQGGGIYVCEMITTRALVERNPKTLRMIAFGDDEKPRSLQLYGTDPEITAAAVRIVVERNLADHIDLNFGCPVPKVTRRGGGAALPWRRRLFARLVRAAVDAAAPSGVPVTVKMRKGIDDDHLTYVEAGLAAQEAGVAAVALHGRTASQRYSGTADWDAIATLKQALDVPVLGNGDIWEADDALRMIAHTGVDGVVVGRGCLGRPWLFADLEAAFNGRPERRLPTLGEVAVTMRRHAELLVDQFVAGARNPARGERDGCTDFRKHVAWYLKGFPVGGELRRSLAMIESLAQLDDLLGKLDPAEPFPVTALGQPRGRTNSPGKVALPDGWLASRDDDTVPEGAEMDDSGG; from the coding sequence ATGCCCGTGCTGCGGCCGTTGACTCTCGGGCCGTACCAGGTGTGGCCGCCGGTGGTGCTCGCCCCGATGGCCGGGATCACCAACGTCGGTTTCCGTCGGCTCTGCCGCGAGCAGGGTGGCGGCATCTACGTCTGCGAGATGATCACCACCCGTGCGCTCGTCGAGCGCAACCCGAAGACGCTGCGCATGATCGCGTTCGGTGACGACGAGAAGCCACGCAGCCTCCAGCTCTACGGCACCGACCCGGAGATCACCGCCGCCGCCGTGCGGATCGTCGTGGAGCGGAACCTGGCCGATCACATCGACCTCAACTTCGGCTGCCCGGTCCCGAAGGTGACCCGGCGCGGCGGGGGTGCGGCGTTGCCGTGGCGGCGTCGGCTCTTCGCCCGACTGGTGCGGGCCGCTGTGGATGCCGCGGCACCGTCCGGGGTGCCGGTCACGGTCAAGATGCGCAAGGGCATCGACGACGACCACCTGACGTACGTCGAAGCGGGGCTCGCCGCCCAGGAGGCCGGCGTGGCCGCGGTGGCCCTGCATGGGCGGACGGCCTCGCAACGCTACTCGGGCACCGCCGACTGGGACGCGATCGCCACTTTGAAGCAGGCCCTCGACGTGCCGGTGCTCGGCAACGGTGACATCTGGGAGGCCGACGACGCGCTGCGGATGATCGCGCACACCGGCGTGGACGGGGTGGTCGTCGGTCGCGGCTGCCTGGGCCGGCCGTGGCTCTTCGCCGACCTGGAGGCCGCCTTCAACGGCCGCCCGGAGCGGCGACTGCCCACTCTCGGCGAGGTGGCGGTCACCATGCGCCGGCACGCCGAGCTGCTGGTGGACCAGTTCGTCGCCGGCGCCCGCAACCCGGCCCGGGGCGAACGCGACGGCTGCACCGACTTCCGCAAGCACGTCGCCTGGTACCTCAAGGGTTTCCCGGTCGGCGGTGAACTGCGCCGCTCGCTGGCGATGATCGAGAGCCTGGCCCAGCTGGACGACCTGCTCGGCAAGCTCGACCCGGCCGAGCCGTTCCCGGTGACCGCGCTGGGCCAGCCGCGCGGGCGCACCAACTCGCCGGGCAAGGTCGCGCTGCCGGACGGCTGGCTGGCCAGCCGGGACGACGACACCGTCCCCGAGGGCGCCGAGATGGACGACTCCGGCGGCTGA
- a CDS encoding C39 family peptidase, which produces MRTDLIRKTALTAAGLAFTGGAIAGPVTTAYAASDAKPTTQTQTDRKGHGERELGVRYEAQPNFYYCGPAATRNALSVQGKNINVDDMAKEMGTTEAGTNSINDITPVLNKETGKDAYHSVEISSPDADAKQTDSLRADIVRTVDDGRAVVANIAGTSTDTDGSTHSYEGGHYISVVGYRDNGDTVKIADSADPNTASYWISVEHLADWIATRGYATS; this is translated from the coding sequence ATGCGTACCGATCTGATCCGTAAGACCGCCCTGACCGCCGCCGGCCTCGCCTTCACCGGAGGCGCCATCGCCGGCCCCGTCACCACCGCCTACGCCGCCTCCGACGCCAAGCCCACCACCCAGACCCAGACCGACCGCAAGGGTCACGGTGAGCGTGAGCTCGGCGTGCGCTACGAAGCGCAGCCGAACTTCTACTACTGCGGCCCCGCCGCCACCCGCAACGCCCTGTCCGTCCAGGGCAAGAACATCAACGTCGACGACATGGCCAAGGAGATGGGCACCACCGAGGCCGGCACCAACAGCATCAACGACATCACCCCCGTCCTGAACAAGGAAACCGGTAAGGACGCCTACCACTCGGTGGAGATCAGCAGCCCCGACGCCGACGCCAAGCAGACCGACAGCCTGCGCGCCGACATCGTCCGCACCGTCGACGACGGCCGGGCCGTGGTCGCCAACATCGCCGGCACCAGCACCGACACCGACGGCAGCACCCACTCCTACGAGGGCGGGCACTACATCAGCGTCGTCGGCTACCGCGACAACGGCGACACGGTGAAGATCGCCGACTCCGCCGACCCGAACACCGCCTCCTACTGGATCAGCGTCGAGCACCTCGCGGACTGGATCGCCACCCGCGGCTACGCCACCAGCTGA
- the ppdK gene encoding pyruvate, phosphate dikinase — protein MAAQETVDHKYVYDFSEGNKDLKDLLGGKGANLAEMTNLGLPVPPGFTITTEACQAYLATGREPDGLAGQIEAHLESLERAMGKRLGDPQDPLLVSVRSGAKFSMPGMMETVLNVGLNDQSVEGLARQAGGSAGPAASGGADRFAWDSYRRLIQMFGKTVCEVPGEEFEHALDEAKNAKGTHNDLDLDADDLRGLVDAYKKIFLKHTGREFPQQPREQLDLAIRAVFESWNAERAVLYRRQERIPADLGTAVNVVTMVFGNLGPDSGTGVAFTRDPASGAQGIYGDYLANAQGEDVVAGIRNTVPLNELERLDKKSYDELLGYMARLEEHYKDLCDIEFTIERGKLWMLQTRVGKRTAAAAFVIAGQLVDEGLIDLDEALHRVNGAQLAQLMFPRFQLDHEFEAVAKGIGASPGAASGKVVFTSARAVELAAEGESVILVRRETNPDDLNGMIAAKGILTSRGGKTSHAAVVARGMGKTCVSGADEIDVNVPAKRFVVAGQTVNEGDVVSIDGTTGKVYLGEVPVMPSEVVQYFEGSLDAEHVDNALVRAVHRIMTHADGKRRLAVRTNADTGADAARARRFGAEGIGLCRTEHMFLGDRRELVERLILARDADEREAALEALLPLQRADFVEIFREMDGLPVTVRLIDPPLHEFLPPLEQLAVNVAVAQERGEDVAKEEALLAAVRRMHEENPMLGLRGVRLGLVIPGLFAMQVRAIAEAAVACARGGGVAKPEIMVPLVGAVQELETVRAEAEKIIAEVVGDSGVEVLIGTMIEVPRAALTAGQIAEAAEFFSFGTNDLTQMGWGFSRDDVEGAFFWRYLELGIFGISPFESIDRDGVGRLVRIAAEEGRAARPGLKLGICGEHGGDPDSVHFFHEVGLDYVSCSPFRVPVARLEAGRAVVESGGSDSR, from the coding sequence GTGGCAGCGCAAGAGACCGTCGATCACAAGTACGTCTACGACTTCTCCGAGGGCAACAAGGATCTCAAGGACCTGCTCGGCGGCAAGGGCGCCAACCTCGCCGAGATGACCAACCTCGGCCTGCCCGTCCCGCCGGGCTTCACCATCACCACCGAGGCGTGCCAGGCGTACCTGGCGACGGGACGGGAGCCGGACGGGCTCGCCGGGCAGATCGAGGCGCATCTGGAATCGTTGGAGCGCGCGATGGGCAAGCGCCTCGGCGACCCGCAGGACCCGCTGCTGGTGTCCGTCCGCTCCGGCGCCAAGTTCTCCATGCCCGGCATGATGGAGACAGTCCTCAACGTCGGTCTCAACGACCAGAGCGTGGAAGGTCTCGCACGACAGGCCGGCGGCTCGGCCGGCCCGGCCGCCTCCGGCGGCGCAGACAGATTCGCCTGGGACTCCTACCGCCGCCTCATCCAGATGTTCGGCAAGACCGTCTGCGAGGTGCCGGGCGAGGAGTTCGAGCACGCGCTGGACGAGGCCAAGAACGCCAAGGGCACCCACAACGACCTGGACCTGGACGCCGACGACCTGCGTGGGCTGGTCGACGCGTACAAGAAGATCTTCTTGAAGCACACCGGTCGGGAGTTCCCGCAGCAGCCGCGCGAACAGCTCGACCTCGCCATCCGGGCGGTCTTCGAGTCGTGGAACGCCGAGCGCGCCGTGCTCTACCGTCGCCAGGAGCGGATCCCGGCCGACCTCGGCACCGCGGTCAACGTGGTGACGATGGTCTTCGGCAACCTCGGCCCGGACTCCGGCACCGGTGTCGCGTTCACCCGTGACCCGGCCAGTGGCGCGCAGGGCATCTACGGCGACTACCTGGCCAACGCGCAGGGCGAGGACGTCGTCGCCGGCATCCGCAACACCGTGCCGCTGAACGAGCTGGAGCGGCTGGACAAGAAGTCCTACGACGAGCTGCTCGGGTACATGGCTCGGCTGGAGGAGCACTACAAGGATCTCTGCGACATCGAGTTCACCATCGAACGCGGCAAGCTGTGGATGCTGCAGACCCGGGTCGGCAAGCGGACCGCCGCCGCCGCGTTCGTGATCGCCGGCCAGCTCGTCGACGAGGGCCTGATCGACCTGGACGAGGCGTTGCACCGGGTCAACGGCGCGCAGCTCGCGCAGCTGATGTTCCCCCGATTCCAGCTCGACCACGAGTTCGAGGCGGTCGCCAAGGGCATCGGCGCGTCGCCGGGTGCGGCGTCCGGCAAGGTCGTCTTCACCTCGGCGCGGGCCGTCGAGTTGGCCGCCGAGGGTGAGTCGGTGATCCTGGTCCGCCGGGAGACCAACCCGGACGACCTGAACGGCATGATCGCGGCCAAGGGCATCCTCACCTCGCGGGGCGGCAAGACCAGCCACGCCGCGGTGGTGGCCCGGGGCATGGGCAAGACCTGCGTCTCCGGTGCCGACGAGATCGACGTGAACGTGCCGGCGAAGCGGTTCGTCGTGGCCGGGCAGACCGTCAACGAGGGCGACGTGGTGTCCATCGACGGCACCACGGGCAAGGTCTACCTGGGCGAGGTGCCGGTCATGCCGTCGGAGGTGGTGCAGTACTTCGAGGGCAGCCTCGACGCCGAGCACGTCGACAACGCCCTGGTCCGGGCCGTACACCGGATCATGACGCACGCCGACGGGAAGCGGCGGCTGGCGGTCCGGACGAACGCCGACACCGGCGCGGACGCCGCCCGGGCCCGGCGCTTCGGCGCCGAGGGCATCGGGTTGTGCCGCACCGAGCACATGTTCCTCGGCGACCGTCGGGAGCTGGTCGAGCGCCTGATCCTGGCCCGCGACGCGGACGAGCGGGAGGCGGCGTTGGAGGCACTGCTGCCGTTGCAGCGGGCCGACTTCGTGGAGATCTTCCGCGAGATGGACGGGCTGCCGGTCACCGTCCGGCTGATCGACCCGCCGCTGCACGAGTTCCTGCCACCGCTCGAGCAACTCGCGGTGAACGTGGCGGTCGCCCAGGAGCGTGGCGAGGACGTGGCCAAGGAGGAGGCGCTGCTCGCCGCCGTGCGGCGGATGCACGAGGAGAACCCGATGCTCGGGCTGCGCGGCGTCCGCCTCGGCCTGGTCATCCCCGGCCTGTTCGCGATGCAGGTGCGGGCCATCGCCGAGGCGGCCGTCGCCTGTGCCCGTGGCGGCGGCGTGGCGAAGCCGGAGATCATGGTGCCGCTGGTCGGGGCCGTGCAGGAGTTGGAGACGGTACGCGCCGAGGCCGAGAAGATCATCGCCGAGGTGGTCGGGGACAGCGGCGTCGAGGTGCTGATCGGCACCATGATCGAGGTGCCCCGGGCGGCGCTGACCGCCGGCCAGATCGCCGAGGCTGCCGAGTTCTTCTCGTTCGGCACCAACGACCTGACCCAGATGGGTTGGGGCTTCTCCCGCGACGACGTCGAGGGAGCGTTCTTCTGGCGGTACCTGGAGCTGGGCATCTTCGGCATCTCGCCGTTCGAGTCGATCGACCGCGACGGCGTCGGCCGGCTGGTGCGCATCGCCGCCGAGGAGGGCCGCGCGGCCCGGCCCGGGCTGAAGCTCGGCATCTGCGGTGAGCACGGCGGCGACCCGGACTCGGTGCACTTCTTCCACGAGGTCGGCCTGGACTACGTGTCCTGCTCGCCGTTCCGGGTGCCGGTGGCCCGGCTGGAGGCCGGCCGGGCGGTCGTCGAGAGCGGCGGCTCGGACAGCCGCTGA
- a CDS encoding beta-N-acetylhexosaminidase has translation MSTVPSPGPAATPATSPVPLPAVAPDAGALARAAERAAGQALAPSAPHRLADVVPAPQQVQPDPTGDWTLPAEAVIEASPDPAALAVAEQLAELLRPATGYPLPVTDTAAPAPVDGIALVLDETAADLGAEGYRLDVTTNGVRVTAVTATGLFHGVQTLRQLLPAAIESPTPVTERWTLPGGTITDMPRFPYRGAMLDVARHFFAVEDALRVVDHLSRYKLNHLHLHLTDDQGWRIAVDSWPKLTTVGGATEVGDGPGGFYTKADYARIVSYAAARHITVVPEIDLPGHTNSALVAYPELAPDKIAPPPYTGTEVGFSYVDPADDRTYDFVADVLGELAAVTPGPWLHIGGDEAFKVKGEVYTGFVERVQRIVAGLGKTVVGWHQLAPAAHADGRVLQWWGTNGDDPTTVEAVRRGARLIVSPGNHAYLDMKYAPDTPIGHDWAGLIDVRKAYDWDPGTHVVGVPAEAVLGVEAPLWTESVTSLADIEFLLLPRLPAIAELGWSPRATHDWAGFRDRLAGHGPRWDIAGVTFHRSIDIPWPARPTIPVPATRHPAGDAQLPLGSDAG, from the coding sequence GTGTCGACCGTCCCCTCCCCCGGCCCTGCCGCCACCCCCGCCACCAGCCCGGTGCCGTTGCCGGCGGTGGCACCAGACGCGGGCGCGCTGGCCCGCGCGGCCGAGCGAGCCGCGGGCCAGGCGCTCGCCCCGTCAGCCCCGCACCGGTTGGCCGACGTGGTGCCGGCTCCCCAGCAGGTCCAGCCGGACCCCACCGGAGACTGGACACTGCCGGCCGAAGCGGTCATCGAGGCCAGCCCCGACCCCGCCGCGCTGGCGGTCGCCGAACAACTCGCCGAGCTGCTGCGCCCGGCCACCGGTTACCCGCTGCCGGTCACCGACACCGCCGCGCCGGCACCGGTCGACGGCATCGCGCTGGTGCTGGACGAGACCGCCGCCGACCTCGGCGCGGAGGGCTACCGGCTCGACGTCACCACCAATGGGGTACGCGTCACCGCCGTCACCGCCACCGGGCTCTTCCACGGCGTGCAGACGCTGCGCCAACTGTTGCCGGCGGCGATCGAGAGCCCGACCCCGGTCACCGAACGGTGGACGCTTCCCGGCGGGACCATCACCGACATGCCCCGGTTCCCGTACCGGGGCGCGATGCTCGACGTCGCCCGGCACTTCTTCGCCGTCGAGGACGCCCTGCGGGTGGTCGACCACCTGTCCCGGTACAAGCTCAACCACCTGCACCTGCACCTCACCGACGACCAGGGCTGGCGGATCGCCGTCGACTCCTGGCCGAAGCTGACCACCGTCGGCGGGGCGACCGAGGTCGGCGACGGCCCCGGCGGGTTCTACACGAAGGCCGACTACGCCCGGATCGTCTCGTACGCGGCCGCCCGGCACATCACCGTGGTCCCGGAGATCGACCTCCCCGGGCACACCAACTCGGCGCTGGTCGCGTACCCCGAGCTGGCACCGGACAAGATCGCGCCGCCGCCGTACACCGGCACCGAGGTCGGCTTCAGCTACGTCGATCCGGCCGACGACCGGACGTACGACTTCGTCGCCGACGTGCTGGGTGAACTGGCCGCGGTCACACCCGGTCCGTGGCTGCACATCGGCGGCGACGAGGCCTTCAAGGTGAAGGGCGAGGTCTACACCGGTTTCGTGGAGCGGGTCCAACGCATCGTCGCCGGCCTCGGCAAGACCGTCGTCGGCTGGCACCAGCTCGCTCCGGCCGCCCACGCCGACGGGCGGGTGCTGCAGTGGTGGGGCACGAACGGCGACGACCCCACCACGGTCGAGGCCGTACGCCGGGGCGCCCGACTGATCGTCTCCCCCGGCAACCACGCCTACCTGGACATGAAGTACGCCCCGGACACCCCGATCGGGCACGACTGGGCTGGGCTCATCGACGTACGAAAGGCGTACGACTGGGACCCTGGCACGCACGTCGTCGGCGTGCCCGCCGAGGCTGTGCTCGGTGTCGAGGCCCCGCTCTGGACCGAGTCGGTCACCTCGCTCGCGGACATCGAGTTCCTGCTCCTGCCCCGGCTCCCCGCCATCGCGGAGCTGGGCTGGTCGCCCAGGGCGACCCACGACTGGGCCGGCTTCCGCGACCGGCTCGCCGGCCACGGCCCGCGCTGGGATATCGCTGGCGTCACCTTCCATCGCTCGATCGATATTCCCTGGCCGGCGAGGCCCACCATTCCAGTCCCTGCGACCCGCCACCCGGCCGGCGACGCCCAGTTGCCGCTCGGAAGCGACGCGGGGTAG
- a CDS encoding Clp protease N-terminal domain-containing protein, whose translation MKTVWQPRAGRELTWTLAGAAGVCWRDGRDVVDTSDVAVELTTRMMSFKRLLGRKAKHLGGVASDIPSEAAVVESSGDSRSPVDQEVEAVLREAMWNARRDLRYDNLVSPPLWSSAVHAAVRNALGIARTHGVRYAHGMHLLGALIEDPACRASVALANLGICGEDIARAVPMEVSVAAEGTPVTFTAGFLAGMGVLNGPGGALSRRLRSRVSRLILRSDIGLILPSLDQEAIRQTVRMGAAQVDSVGVLAAVLSLDEQLAYSGRAIAPPWAAANAAGEFLAERGLDVSAIVTRVAVLPQPASTGDRTYRWRSLRADPPFGAEAAAVTDEALRLSGNGEVGTSHLVLAMLTLDDCAAQRLLRRLIVLHELRRDLTDRLVEDSAQGGGSRP comes from the coding sequence GTGAAGACGGTATGGCAGCCCCGAGCGGGCAGAGAGCTCACCTGGACCTTGGCCGGTGCGGCAGGTGTTTGCTGGCGCGATGGGCGCGATGTCGTCGACACGTCGGATGTGGCAGTCGAGCTGACAACCCGCATGATGTCATTCAAACGGCTGCTCGGCCGGAAGGCCAAGCACCTCGGGGGCGTGGCTTCGGACATTCCGTCCGAGGCGGCGGTGGTCGAGTCGTCCGGAGATTCGCGGTCACCCGTCGACCAGGAGGTCGAGGCTGTCCTGCGTGAGGCGATGTGGAACGCCCGCCGCGACCTGCGGTACGACAACCTCGTTTCGCCGCCGTTGTGGAGCTCTGCGGTCCACGCCGCGGTACGCAACGCCCTGGGTATCGCTCGAACCCACGGGGTCCGGTACGCCCACGGGATGCATCTGCTTGGTGCGCTCATCGAGGATCCGGCCTGCCGGGCGAGTGTGGCGTTGGCGAACCTCGGTATCTGCGGAGAAGACATCGCGCGCGCCGTCCCGATGGAGGTGTCGGTGGCGGCGGAGGGGACGCCGGTGACCTTCACTGCGGGCTTCCTTGCCGGCATGGGTGTGCTGAACGGGCCGGGCGGAGCGTTGTCACGGCGACTGCGGTCGCGGGTGAGCCGGCTGATACTGCGGTCCGACATCGGCCTCATCCTGCCGTCCCTGGATCAGGAGGCCATCCGTCAGACCGTGCGAATGGGTGCCGCTCAGGTGGACAGCGTCGGCGTACTGGCAGCCGTTCTTTCGCTCGACGAACAGCTCGCCTACTCCGGTCGCGCTATCGCGCCGCCATGGGCTGCGGCCAACGCTGCCGGCGAGTTCCTCGCAGAAAGAGGGCTCGACGTGTCGGCGATCGTGACCAGGGTTGCCGTGCTGCCGCAACCTGCCTCGACGGGGGATCGGACGTACCGCTGGCGAAGCCTACGGGCCGATCCGCCGTTCGGTGCGGAGGCGGCAGCCGTGACGGACGAAGCGCTTCGCCTGTCCGGCAACGGTGAGGTCGGCACGAGCCACCTCGTGCTGGCGATGCTCACCCTCGATGATTGCGCGGCGCAGCGGCTGCTCCGCCGATTGATCGTCCTTCACGAACTGCGGCGGGATCTCACTGATCGCCTGGTCGAGGACAGCGCTCAGGGTGGCGGCAGTCGACCTTGA